In the genome of Chiroxiphia lanceolata isolate bChiLan1 chromosome 29, bChiLan1.pri, whole genome shotgun sequence, one region contains:
- the BCAN gene encoding brevican core protein isoform X3, giving the protein MAPALPLLLLWVFAPTVVPQVFGPGDGAEDLKALQVSIPRHPALEPVLAGDITIPCLITYLGPQPTAGTGGRRAVLGTPRVKWTFISEGREVEILVARGDRVKVSEDYRLRASLPIFHQRYTNASLLLTELRPNDSGIYRCDVQHGIEDGHDILHVKVKGVVFHYREGSMRYAYTFAEAQEACARIGASIATPEQLYAAYLGGYEQCDAGWIADQTVRYPIQTPREACYGDMNGFPGVRNYGVVDPEDMYDVYCYAEDLPGEIFLETAPARFTLEEAVERCRALGAELASPGQLYAAWNAGLDACSPGWLADGSVRYPIVTPRERCGGALPGVKTIFLFRNQTGFPDAQSRYDAYCFREGTNSFPEAAGKYQAQEPEENLLQEIVTVAEKLEELQLPRAPVELESRGAIYAVPFFEDAELEKPSPSPEDTPGPGARHPPLDTSVSSEEEQGAAPGRGPGSTSAESPGGGRDPSLEPDGAPGTETLSVAPRLGAEGPTAVPAEHHKPGGTSSPVPAAEDAELSGDVVESLGASPLPAAPSQPQEEGEELSGAPWFPSPAAPGDGSTVPAAEATAVPGGSRAPALEGEEAVPRPPGADRGMPAAPSREEEEEEEEEEEEQPAPSVATVEGFLAAVPGEPGGCVPNPCLNGGTCTEDDTHLTCLCLPGYGGSSCERLLRRCSPGWDSFQGACYKHFSTRRSWEDAETQCRHYGGHLATILTPEEQDFINDQYREYQWIGLNDRTIEGDFQWSDGSPLLYENWHPGQPDSYFLSGENCVVIVWHDGGQWSDVPCNYHLSYTCKMGLVQCGPPPALTNARAFGKPKQRYEIGSTARYRCRHGLIPRRSPVIHCREDGTWEPPQLVCRPGLAQPREN; this is encoded by the exons ATGGCCCCAGCCctcccgctgctgctgctctgggtgtTTGCCCCCACAGTGGTCCCGCAGGTGTTTGGCCCCGGAGATGGCGCAG AGGACCTCAAGGCTCTACAGGTCTCCATCCCACGCCACCCAGCCCTCGAGCCTGTGCTGGCAGGCGACATCACCATCCCCTGCCTCATCACCTaccttggcccccagcccacTGCTGGCACGGGCGGCCGCCGGGCTGTCCTGGGAACCCCCCGGGTCAAGTGGACCTTCATCTctgagggcagggaggtggagATCTTGGTAGCTCGGGGGGACAGGGTGAAGGTGAGCGAGGACTATCGCCTGCGCGCCTCCCTGCCCATCTTCCACCAGCGCTACACCAACGCCTCCCTCCTGCTCACCGAGCTGCGGCCCAACGACTCGGGGATCTACCGCTGCGACGTGCAGCACGGCATCGAGGACGGCCACGACATCCTCCATGTCAAAGTCAAAG GGGTGGTGTTTCACTACCGGGAGGGCTCCATGCGCTACGCCTACACCTTTGCCGAGGCGCAGGAAGCTTGTGCCCGGATCGGTGCCAGCATTGCCACCCCCGAGCAGCTCTACGCTGCCTATCTGGGTGGCTACGAGCAGTGTGACGCCGGCTGGATCGCCGACCAGACTGTCAG GTACCCCATCCAGACACCCCGCGAGGCCTGTTATGGAGACATGAATGGCTTTCCTGGGGTCAGGAACTACGGGGTTGTGGACCCAGAGGACATGTACGACGTGTACTGCTACGCTGAGGACCTCCCAG GGGAGATCTTTTTGGAGACGGCCCCAGCCAGGTTCACGCTGGAGGAGGCGGTGGAGCGCTGCCGAGCGCTGGGCGCGGAGCTGGCGAGCCCGGGGCAGCTCTACGCGGCCTGGAACGCGGGGCTGGACGCCTGCAGCCCCGGCTGGCTGGCCGACGGCAGCGTCCGCTACCCCATCGTCACCCCCCGCGAGCGCTGCGGCGGAGCCCTGCCGGGTGTCAAAACCATCTTCCTCTTCCGCAACCAGACGGGATTCCCCGATGCCCAGAGCAGATACGATGCGTACTGTTTCCGAG AAGGGACAAACTCTTTCCCTGAGGCTGCAGGAAAATACCAAGCCCAAGAGCCCGAGGAGAATCTCCTCCAGGAGATTGTCACAGTGGCAGaaaagctggaggagctgcagctgcccagagcaccaGTGGAGCTTGAGTCGCGAGGGGCTATTTACGCCGTCCCTTTCTTTGAGGACGCTGAGCTGGAAAAGCCGAGCCCGTCCCCCGAAGACACACCAGGGCCAGGGGCCCGGCACCCCCCACTAGATACCTCCGTGTCCTCAG AGGAAGAACAGGGAGCAGCGCCGGGCAGGGGCCCTGGCAGCACATCGGCGGAGAGCCCGGGCGGAGGGCGAGACCCCAGCCTGGAGCCGGACGGAGCCCCCGGCACAGAGACACTCTCCGTGGCCCCGCGGCTGGGCGCAGAGGGACCCACCGCTGTCCCAGCAG AGCACCACAAGCCCGGCGGGACGAGCAGCCCCGTCCCCGCCGCTGAAGACGCCGAGCTCTCCGGAGACGTGGTCGAAAGCCTCGGGGCTTCCCCGCTGCCCGCTGCGCCCTCGCAGCcgcaggaggagggagaggagctgtcAGGGGCCCCGTGGTTCCCCTCGCCTGCGGCCCCGGGGGACGGGAGCACCGTCCCCGCAGCGGAGGCAACGGCGGTGCCCGGCGGCAGCCGcgccccagccctggaaggaGAGGAGGCTGTGCCGCGACCCCCGGGCGCTGACCGCGGGATGCCTGCTGCACCTTcccgggaggaggaggaggaggaggaggaggaggaggaagagcaacCTGCTCCCTCCGTTGCAACCGTGGAGGGTTTCCTTGCAGCCGTTCCTGGAGAACCAG GTGGCTGTGTCCCCAACCCCTGCCTGAACGGAGGGACCTGCACAGAGGACGACACCCACCtcacctgcctgtgcctgcccGGCTACggaggcagcagctgtgaaAGAC TGCTGAGGAGGTGCAGCCCCGGCTGGGACAGCTTCCAGGGAGCCTGTTACAAGCACTTCTCCACCCGGAGGAGCTGGGAGGACGCGGAGACCCAGTGCAGACATTACGGGGGACATCTTGCCACCATCCTGACCCCTGAAGAGCAGGACTTCATTAATG ACCAGTACAGGGAATACCAATGGATCGGCTTGAACGACCGGACTATCGAGGGGGATTTCCAGTGGTCTGACGGGAGCCCCTTG CTCTATGAGAACTGGCACCCTGGGCAGCCCGACAGCTACTTCCTCTCTGGTGAGAACTGCGTGGTCATCGTGTGGCACGACGGGGGCCAGTGGAGCGACGTGCCCTGCAACTACCACCTCTCCTACACCTGCAAAATGGGGCTGG TGCAGTGCGggcccccccccgccctcaCCAACGCCCGCGCCTTTGGCAAACCAAAGCAGCGCTACGAGATCGGCTCCACGGCGCGGTACCGGTGCCGGCACGGCCTCATCCCGCGCCGTTCGCCCGTCATCCACTGCCGCGAGGATGGCACGTGGGAGCCGCCCCAGCTGGTCTGTCGCCCCG GCCTGGCTCAGCCCCGTGAAAACTGA